The genomic DNA AGATTGTAACCTGATTTTAGGACAAACCCACTTTATCAAAACTGTCGAGGATTTATATGAAATTATGGTGGGTATATCCTCACAGGTAAAGTTTGGAATTGCTTTCTGTGAAGCATCCGCAGCTTGTTTAATTAGAATTGCTGGAAATGACCAGAATTTGCAAGCTGTAGCTATTAAAAATGCCCAAACTATCAGTGCTGGACATAGTTTTTTAATTGTTTTAAAAGATGCTTATCCTATCAATTTTCTCAATGCTATTAAACAATGTCCAGAGGTATGTAATATTTATTGTGCTACCGCTAATAATGTACAGGTGGTTTTAGCAGAAACTACACAAGGAAGGGGTATTCTTGGTATAATTGATGGATTTTCACCCCAAGGTGTAGAAGGAAGTGAAGATATAAAAGCACGCCAAGAATTACTGCGTCAATTTGGTTATAAAATGTAGTTATGGTAAAAAATAGTGATTACTTATCGAGAAAAAATTATTAATTTATGGGCTGTGTTTTTATTAGGAACACTGTTTCATACCC from Okeanomitos corallinicola TIOX110 includes the following:
- a CDS encoding adenosine-specific kinase translates to MELKTVTLEIPVDCNLILGQTHFIKTVEDLYEIMVGISSQVKFGIAFCEASAACLIRIAGNDQNLQAVAIKNAQTISAGHSFLIVLKDAYPINFLNAIKQCPEVCNIYCATANNVQVVLAETTQGRGILGIIDGFSPQGVEGSEDIKARQELLRQFGYKM